One segment of Belonocnema kinseyi isolate 2016_QV_RU_SX_M_011 chromosome 7, B_treatae_v1, whole genome shotgun sequence DNA contains the following:
- the LOC117175882 gene encoding serine-rich adhesin for platelets-like, which yields MWEIGSRGVVGLISVLVGLVILYNAWGLILVLAILLFLVVNTCYSLLINDSLVSPHNLLAFEYAKAVASELNLILERVILLISRYIRDLADAAKRHYHQRQISNSNMHRPRRSSYHLSSDSFGVNARERNSNVNQLSPIPRRNFQQVDEWNECNRLVEGGESVIKHTSTPLLSWKKENVMNGELGEPQQDLLQRSQTKISPLQGQNHTLSRGEETMFSPEGSPWGTSISPKMRAKAAGVKTVQTVAGPLLASTRYNIDTKVYSDATSPGLTTRLSKYASEIGNKLLHQSQYGMGHFPKVNLNASPTPLINTKAAKMRMPVTVRIAQPDAMRYSSSERHKMLNMVCHPENKSPNVVQALREISLKRHASREDVTSELVKKQRTDGIFSEELETLEEMTQKRARDESSKSDEEASPSHLSSRPLKRSKGQSCNDILNSLSSSMHVLSGVKRKATDISRSSTPDFEKHFKSLDKSQDDCFSTLIEPNETPKSTQRFATDPLPIINVPINPDQKAKPSRKTSPKGNFNMIVEDQSPGNEKKSTDHLEMKRPEVLQKAKTPSSPVKLADKLFMRAEPQNNEKLRTLIAEQANVKDKFSMVDKDEIKKKDIVNMRQTSMKARLQSMFDAISGKGASKINPDVVIHAEEIKDPASSEASAVLLTTLSSSTTTTNVNTSPITSPVVPILKTTSNKKTPTKHVTFSIASGAPTSTITSSISPIEHISSKSEDSTKTSASATFSISSASTGNTTAPTFSFGSASTAPTSTIQGPFNISTSVAPSANQVPIASSNSASKTSAISSIPTSTFTSINAPRNLNTTQILSSPSVVTPNLNTTQILSSPSVIKQNLNTTQILSSPSVTTSSLNTTKTLNTSQSFNNSQSFSTSQNFNTTQSSGFAFGAIAKSPTSTSLPSFGQAPAVNKTISSTPAASLPSATFATPGFNLTTSAPASAPTFSFGTSNPISQPAVEQTPKTQASSFGSSSSFSFPGNAVPISSSSKLTETSSSGFKTSTTPSFSFGSAPATTKSFSFGALATTTTPIFGASNSTPTFGAATNPTPSSTANPVSNLPTTSPSAFGAPANTAPNFASSVPSSASSSFGATSNSSLNFGGATSTGVKSFGTPATPSMFGASVTVTTSSVFGAANSQPIFGNASSGTGSAFGSPKTTASIFGSASSTPSFGTAQSSPSLFGNTTSTTSTLPTFGTPVTTSSMFQGNSSINSPPPAYGASTNSSGLFSGANAISTTSSNSTIGGSSSVFTQAKSPPAFGSNSSSFGNTGTSVFGAASTNSTGFNATNTPANPPPAYGSQNTATPIFGVQNSGTAAAGGQNSGFGFGSATSNAPSFGSTSTTTSGFGSATNNSFPAQNNSGLGFGTGNNNPPSFGSSTTTTTPFGAQGGSNVFGNSGSSAPPPPPAYGAATANSSSGGGGGGGGNNNANASGAFSFGAGAGGNQQAQPAPTFSFGGASTNNNNNNNNNASNNKAAAQPFQFGSAASTKPATGGFNFNAPSATPNINFGGAAPSAFNAPAPGANNFAAPTGGMFSIGTGSTAPRSRTTRPRRQR from the exons atgtgGGAAATAGGCAGCCGGGGTGTTGTCGGTTTGATAAGTGTGCTTGTTGGGTTAGTGATCCTTTACAACGCCTGGGGACTGATCCTCGTCCTCGCAATTCTTCTCTTCCTCGTAGTGAACACGTGCTACTCCCTCCTCATCAACGACAGCCTTGTCTCGCCACACAACTTATTAGCCTTCGAATACGCCAAGGCAGTCGCTTCGGAGTTGAACCTCATCCTCGAGCGCGTCATCCTCCTCATCTCCAGGTACATCCGGGACCTCGCGGACGCCGCGAAACGACACTACCATCAACGCCAGATCTCCAATAGCAATATGCATCGACCTCGCAGAAGCTCTTACCATCTCAGCAGTGATTCATTTGGCGTGAATGCCAGGGAAAGGAATTCAAACGTTAATCAGTTGAGTCCGATTCCGAGGCGAAATTTCCAGCAGGTCGACGAGTGGAACGAATGTAACCGATTAGTGGAAGGTGGTGAATCTGTGATCAAGCATACTTCTACTCCGCTGCTTTCTTGGAAGAAGGAAAATGTGATGAACGGTGAACTAGGAGAGCCTCAACAGGATTTACTTCAACGTTCCCAGACCAAGATTTCTCCGTTACAGGGACAAAATCACACTTTGTCTCGGGGAGAAGAGACTATGTTCAGTCCTGAAGGGTCACCCTGGGGGACGAGCATCAGTCCGAAGATGCGTGCAAAAGCTGCTGGTGTTAAGACAGTTCAGACTGTTGCTGGACCACTTTTAGCATCCACGAGATACAACATCGATACTAA AGTCTATTCAGACGCCACATCGCCGGGTTTAACAACACGATTGTCAAAATACGCTTCCGAAATCGGCAACAAATTACTACACCAATCCCAATACGGAATGGGACATTTCCCAAAAGTGAATCTCAACGCGAGCCCAACTCCCTTGATAAATACGAAAGCAGCCAAAATGAGGATGCCAGTAACAGTTCGAATTGCCCAGCCCGACGCGATGAGATACTCTTCTTCAGAGAGGCACAAAATGTTGAATATGGTGTGTCATCCTGAAAATAAATCGCCCAATGTCGTCCAGGCATTGCGAGAAATATCCCTGAAACGACACGCATCGAGGGAAGATGTCACCTCCGAATTGGTCAAGAAACAACGAACTGACGGCATCTTTAGCGAAGAATTGGAAACCTTGGAAGAAATGACGCAGAAACGAGCCAGAGATGAGTCCTCGAAATCCGACGAGGAAGCTTCTCCTTCGCACCTATCTTCCAGGCCTTTAAAGAGATCGAAAGGCCAATCGTGCAATGATATTTTGAACTCTCTCAGTTCTAGCATGCACGTGCTCTCTGGTGTTAAAAGAAAAGCTA ccgaTATTTCGCGTAGCAGCACACCAGATTTCGAAAAGCATTTCAAATCTTTGGACAAGTCCCAGGATGATTGCTTTTCCACTTTAATCGAGCCGAACGAAACGCCTAAATCGACACAGCGTTTCGCAACCGATCCCTTGCCGATTATTAATGTTCCAATTAATCCTGATCAGAAAGCCAAACCCTCAAGAAAAACTTCACCCAAAGGGAATTTTAACATGATAGTGGAAGATCAGTCTCCTGGAAACGAGAAGAAATCTACAGATCATTTGGAAATGAAAAGACCAGAGGTTTTGCAGAAAGCGAAGACTCCTAGCAGTCCGGTGAAGCTCGCTGATAAGCTATTCATGCGAGCAGAACCCCAGAATAACGAGAAATTACGGACTTTGATTGCAGAACAAGCCAATGTCAAAGACAAGTTCTCGATGGTTGACAAGGATGAGATTAAGAAGAAGGACATTGTCAATATGAGACAAACGAGTATGAAAGCGAGACTCCAGAGTATGTTCGATGCCATCTCTGGAAAAG GAGCTAGCAAAATCAATCCAGATGTTGTTATTCATGCCGAGGAGATTAAGGACCCAGCTTCAAGTGAAGCTTCAGCAGTTCTTCTCACAACTTTGAGCTCTTCAACCACAACGACTAATGTAAATACATCTCCGATCACGTCGCCAGTCGTGCCAATCTTGAAAACCACCTCGAACAAGAAAACGCCAACAAAACACGTCACATTCAGTATCGCAAGTGGAGCGCCAACATCCACCATTACTTCTTCTATCTCGCCCATTGAGCACATTTCATCCAAAAGCGAAGATTCCACCAAAACTTCAGCTTCTGCTACTTTCTCTATTAGCTCCGCTTCAACTGGCAACACAACCGCTCCCACCTTTTCCTTTGGATCGGCGAGCACCGCACCAACTTCCACGATTCAAGGACCTTTCAATATTTCCACGAGCGTTGCTCCATCAGCAAATCAAGTGCCAATTGCTTCTAGTAATTCCGCATCAAAAACATCAGCGATATCTTCAATTCCCACGAGCACCTTCACTAGTATTAATGCTCCCAGGAATTTAAATACTACACAGATTTTAAGCTCTCCGAGTGTCGTCACGCCGAATTTAAATACGacacaaattttaagctctcCGAGTGTCATCAAACAGAATTTAAATACTACACAGATTTTAAGTTCTCCGAGTGTCACCACGTCGAGTTTGAATACTACGAAGACTTTGAACACTTCTCAGAGTTTCAACAATTCGCAGAGTTTCAGCACttctcaaaattttaatacaaCACAGTCTTCCGGATTCGCATTTGGAGCTATTGCAAAATCTCCAACGTCGACGTCATTGCCAAGCTTTGGTCAGGCTCCAGCTGTTAATAAGACAATTTCCTCGACACCAGCTGCTTCTCTTCCAAGTGCAACATTCGCGACTCCTGGTTTCAATCTTACAACAAGCGCGCCAGCATCAGCCCCGACCTTCTCCTTTGGAACAAGCAATCCAATTTCCCAGCCAGCTGTCGAACAAACGCCAAAAACTCAAGCTTCGTCCTTTGGTTCATCGTCGAGCTTCTCCTTCCCTGGAAATGCTGTCCCGATTTCCAGTAGTTCAAAACTCACCGAGACAAGTTCCTCGGGATTCAAGACTTCCACGACACCCTCTTTCTCATTTGGAAGTGCGCCTGCCACTACAAAAAGCTTCTCTTTCGGCGCATTAGCAACAACAACTACGCCGATCTTTGGTGCCAGTAACTCAACCCCAACATTTGGAGCTGCGACAAATCCAACACCAAGTTCGACAGCCAATCCAGTATCTAATCTTCCAACAACTTCTCCATCTGCATTCGGAGCTCCTGCGAATACAGCTCCAAATTTTGCAAGTTCAGTGCCAAGTTCAGCCTCTTCCAGTTTCGGCGCGACGAGCAATTCTAGTCTGAATTTTGGAGGAGCTACGAGTACAGGTGTCAAGTCGTTTGGAACGCCTGCAACACCCTCGATGTTTGGCGCGTCTGTGACTGTCACGACTTCCTCTGTCTTTGGCGCGGCAAATTCTCAGCCGATTTTTGGAAACGCGTCTTCAGGAACAGGGAGTGCTTTTGGATCACCGAAAACTACGGCCTCGATTTTTGGCTCGGCTTCTAGTACTCCAAGTTTCGGCACAGCTCAGAGTTCACCGAGTTTATTCGGCAATACGACTTCGACGACCTCAACCCTGCCCACCTTTGGAACTCCCGTGACGACTTCAAGTATGTTCCAGGGCAATTCGAGTATAAATTCCCCGCCGCCAGCCTACGGTGCGTCGACTAATTCGTCTGGTTTATTCAGCGGAGCTAATGCCATTTCCACGACATCGTCAAACTCGACAATTGGAGGAAGTTCTAGCGTATTCACTCAAGCGAAATCGCCCCCAGCTTTTGGATCAAATTCCTCCAGTTTTGGAAACACGGGAACTTCCGTTTTCGGTGCAGCTTCCACAAATTCAACTGGATTTAATGCGACGAATACACCAGCAAATCCACCGCCGGCTTACGGTTCGCAGAATACAGCAACGCCGATATTTGGAGTGCAAAATTCGGGAACGGCAGCTGCAGGTGGCCAGAATTCTGGCTTTGGATTTGGAAGCGCAACCTCAAATGCGCCATCTTTCGGCTCAACTTCAACGACAACTAGTGGGTTTGGATCGGCGACGAATAACAGTTTTCCGGCTCAGAATAATAGTGGGCTCGGTTTTGGAACGGGGAATAATAATCCGCCGTCTTTTGGCAGCAGCACGACGACGACAACGCCTTTTGGCGCGCAGGGTGGTAGCAATGTTTTTGGAAATTCGGGCAGTTCTGCTCCTCCGCCGCCGCCAGCTTATGGAGCTGCTACTGCTAATAGTAgtagtggtggtggtggtggtggtggtggaaATAATAATGCGAATGCGAGTGGAGCGTTTTCATTTGGAGCGGGAGCTGGAGGAAATCAACAGGCGCAACCAGCACCGACCTTTTCATTTGGTGGTGCGAgcactaataataataataataataataataatgccagTAATAATAAGGCCGCGGCGCAACCGTTCCAGTTTGGATCAGCAGCTTCTACAAAACCTG CGACGGGTGGTTTCAACTTTAATGCACCCTCAGCGAcgccaaatattaattttggtgGAGCAGCACCATCAGCTTTTAATGCACCTGCACCAGGAGCGAATAATTTTGCAGCTCCCACTGGAGGAATGTTTAGCATCGGAACTGGGTCCACTGCACCGAGATCGAGAACTACACGTCCCAGAAGACAAAGATGA